From a region of the Xanthomonas rydalmerensis genome:
- the polA gene encoding DNA polymerase I, whose amino-acid sequence MSRLVLIDGSSYLYRAFHALPPLTNAAGEPTGALFGVVNMLRATLKERPEYVAFVVDAPGKTFRDNLYPLYKANRPPMPDELRAQVEPMCQIVHALGITILRQDGVEADDVIGTLALQGAGDGLDVTISTGDKDFAQLVRPGVQLVNTMSGSRMDSDAAVMEKFGVWPHQIVDLLALMGDAIDNVPGVEKCGPKTAAKWLAEYGSLDGVIAHADSIKGKIGENLRAALERLPLNRELVTIKTDVALAGGPRTLGLREQEPEQLRGLYQRYGFTQALRDLDGGVAAPEAASEATPSLRGTAAGYARAAAPAADTALDPALAAKGDYTAVTTPEQFEELLVRLRAADGFAFDTETDALDAMRANLVGLSFATEPGRADYLPLGHDYPGAPVQLDRALALALLKPLLEDPAKAKVGQHGKYDLHVLRRHGVEVRGYADDTMLESFVLNSTASRHDMDSLARRYLGYDTVKYEDVAGKGAKQIAFSQVAIDDATRYAAEDADITLRLHRTLSAQLDAEPALAQVYRDIEMPLVPVLARVEANGVCVDIAELRKQSQDLSQRMLAAQQKATALAGRSFNMDSPKQLQAVLFDELKLPAVLKTPKGQPSTNEEALEAIADQHELPRVILEYRGLAKLRSTYTDKLPEMLNPDTGRVHTSYHQAGAATGRLSSSDPNLQNIPIRTDDGRRIRRAFVAPPGRKLIACDYSQIELRIMAHLSEDPGLLRAFGSGVDVHRATAAEVFGRKLEEVTGNERRAAKAINFGLMYGMSAFGLARNLGIGRGEAQDYVALYFSRYPGVRDFMERMREQARTQGYVETLFGRRLYLNDINARQQGLRAGAERAAINAPMQGTAADIIKRAMVGVDAWLQDHRDRALMILQVHDELVFEADADFVDTLLPEVTGRMSAAAELKVPLVVDSGVGDNWDEAH is encoded by the coding sequence ATGAGCCGATTAGTCCTGATCGACGGGTCCAGTTACCTGTATCGCGCGTTCCACGCGCTTCCGCCGCTGACCAATGCCGCCGGCGAGCCCACCGGCGCGCTGTTCGGCGTGGTCAACATGTTGCGCGCCACCCTCAAGGAGCGCCCCGAGTACGTGGCCTTCGTGGTCGATGCGCCGGGCAAGACCTTCCGCGACAATCTGTACCCGCTGTACAAGGCCAACCGGCCGCCGATGCCCGACGAACTGCGCGCGCAGGTCGAGCCGATGTGCCAGATCGTGCATGCGCTGGGCATCACCATCCTGCGCCAGGACGGGGTCGAGGCCGACGATGTGATCGGCACGTTGGCCCTGCAGGGCGCCGGCGACGGCCTGGACGTCACCATCTCCACCGGCGACAAGGATTTCGCCCAGCTGGTGCGCCCGGGCGTGCAGCTGGTCAACACCATGAGCGGCAGCCGCATGGATTCGGACGCGGCGGTGATGGAGAAGTTCGGGGTCTGGCCGCACCAGATCGTCGACCTGCTGGCGCTGATGGGCGATGCCATCGACAACGTGCCCGGGGTGGAGAAGTGCGGCCCCAAGACCGCCGCCAAGTGGCTGGCCGAATACGGCTCGCTGGACGGGGTGATCGCCCACGCCGACAGCATCAAGGGCAAGATCGGCGAGAACCTGCGCGCGGCGCTGGAGCGCCTGCCGCTGAACCGCGAACTGGTCACCATCAAGACCGACGTGGCGCTGGCCGGCGGGCCGCGCACCCTGGGCCTGCGCGAACAGGAGCCCGAGCAGTTGCGCGGCCTGTACCAGCGTTACGGCTTCACCCAGGCGTTGCGCGACCTGGACGGCGGCGTGGCCGCGCCGGAAGCCGCCAGCGAGGCCACGCCCAGCCTGCGCGGCACCGCCGCCGGCTATGCCCGGGCCGCGGCGCCTGCCGCCGATACGGCGCTGGACCCGGCATTGGCCGCCAAGGGCGACTACACCGCGGTGACCACTCCCGAGCAGTTCGAGGAACTGCTGGTGCGCCTGCGCGCCGCCGACGGCTTCGCCTTCGACACCGAGACCGACGCGCTGGACGCGATGCGCGCCAACCTGGTCGGCCTCAGCTTCGCCACCGAGCCGGGCCGCGCCGACTACCTGCCGCTGGGCCACGACTATCCCGGTGCGCCGGTGCAACTGGACCGCGCGCTGGCGCTGGCGCTGCTCAAGCCGCTGCTGGAAGACCCGGCCAAGGCCAAGGTCGGCCAGCACGGCAAGTACGACCTGCACGTGCTGCGCCGCCACGGCGTGGAGGTGCGCGGCTATGCCGACGACACCATGCTGGAGAGCTTCGTGCTCAACTCCACCGCCAGCCGCCACGACATGGACTCGCTGGCCAGGCGCTACCTGGGCTACGACACGGTCAAGTACGAGGACGTGGCCGGCAAGGGGGCCAAGCAGATCGCCTTCTCGCAGGTGGCCATCGACGATGCCACCCGCTACGCCGCCGAGGACGCCGACATCACCCTGCGCCTGCACCGCACCCTGTCGGCGCAGCTGGACGCCGAGCCGGCGCTGGCGCAGGTCTACCGCGACATCGAGATGCCGCTGGTGCCGGTGCTGGCGCGGGTCGAGGCCAACGGCGTGTGCGTGGACATCGCCGAGCTGCGCAAGCAGAGCCAGGACCTGAGCCAGCGCATGCTGGCCGCGCAGCAGAAGGCCACCGCGCTGGCCGGGCGCAGCTTCAACATGGATTCGCCCAAGCAGCTGCAGGCGGTGCTGTTCGACGAACTGAAGCTGCCGGCGGTGTTGAAGACCCCCAAGGGCCAGCCCAGCACCAACGAGGAGGCGCTGGAGGCGATCGCCGACCAGCACGAGCTGCCGCGGGTGATCCTGGAGTACCGCGGCCTGGCCAAGCTGCGCAGCACCTACACCGACAAGCTGCCGGAGATGCTCAATCCCGACACCGGCCGCGTGCACACCAGCTACCACCAGGCGGGCGCCGCCACCGGCCGGCTGTCCTCCTCCGATCCCAACCTGCAGAACATCCCGATCCGCACCGACGACGGCCGCCGCATCCGCCGCGCCTTCGTCGCCCCGCCCGGGCGCAAGCTGATCGCCTGCGACTATTCGCAGATCGAGCTGCGGATCATGGCCCACCTGTCCGAGGATCCGGGCCTGCTGCGCGCCTTCGGCAGCGGCGTGGACGTGCATCGCGCCACCGCCGCCGAGGTGTTCGGGCGCAAGCTCGAAGAGGTCACCGGCAACGAGCGCCGCGCCGCCAAGGCGATCAACTTCGGCCTGATGTACGGCATGAGCGCGTTCGGCCTGGCCCGCAACCTGGGCATCGGCCGCGGCGAGGCGCAGGACTACGTGGCGCTGTACTTCAGCCGCTACCCGGGTGTGCGCGACTTCATGGAGCGCATGCGCGAGCAGGCCCGCACTCAGGGCTACGTGGAGACCCTGTTCGGCCGCCGCCTGTACCTGAACGACATCAACGCCCGCCAGCAAGGCCTGCGCGCCGGTGCCGAGCGCGCCGCGATCAACGCGCCGATGCAGGGTACCGCCGCCGACATCATCAAGCGCGCCATGGTCGGCGTGGACGCCTGGCTGCAGGACCACCGCGACCGCGCGTTGATGATCCTGCAGGTGCACGACGAACTGGTGTTCGAAGCCGATGCCGACTTCGTCGACACCTTGCTGCCGGAAGTGACGGGGCGGATGTCCGCCGCGGCGGAGCTGAAGGTCCCGCTGGTGGTGGACAGCGGCGTGGGCGACAACTGGGACGAGGCGCATTGA
- a CDS encoding DUF2782 domain-containing protein yields MKALILVPLLLLAGCASTGLGPDGAPVDVRGAETTQRKMENGDTVDEYRVGGQLRMVKVTPARGPAYYLYDRNGDGHMEVDGSKDNVSPVYWKLYSW; encoded by the coding sequence ATGAAAGCCCTGATCCTGGTCCCGTTGTTGCTGCTGGCGGGCTGCGCCTCCACTGGCCTTGGCCCGGACGGTGCGCCGGTGGACGTGCGCGGCGCGGAGACGACCCAACGCAAGATGGAGAACGGCGACACCGTCGACGAGTACCGGGTGGGCGGCCAGTTGCGCATGGTCAAGGTGACGCCGGCGCGCGGCCCGGCCTATTACCTGTACGACCGCAACGGCGACGGCCATATGGAAGTGGACGGCAGCAAGGACAACGTATCGCCGGTGTACTGGAAGCTCTACAGCTGGTGA
- a CDS encoding universal stress protein: MYQRILIAIDGSELSAKGLQQGLALAATLGAQVDIVTVSEPWAMGMYDAMGWSVGYEASPEYRQDREAGAQKILAPALAAAAATGVTAHGRHVLDRYAAEGIIDMAVACNSDLIVMTSHGRRGMSRVLLGSQTAEVLANSQVPVLVIR; this comes from the coding sequence ATGTACCAGCGCATCCTGATCGCCATCGATGGTTCCGAGTTGTCCGCCAAGGGCTTGCAGCAGGGACTGGCGCTCGCCGCCACGCTCGGCGCGCAGGTGGATATCGTCACCGTGTCCGAGCCGTGGGCGATGGGCATGTACGACGCCATGGGCTGGAGCGTGGGCTACGAGGCCAGCCCCGAATACCGCCAGGACCGCGAAGCCGGCGCGCAGAAGATCCTGGCGCCGGCGCTGGCCGCCGCCGCGGCCACCGGAGTGACCGCGCACGGCCGCCACGTGCTCGACCGCTACGCCGCCGAGGGCATCATCGACATGGCCGTGGCCTGCAACAGCGACCTGATCGTGATGACCTCGCACGGCCGCCGCGGCATGAGCCGGGTCCTGCTCGGCAGCCAGACCGCGGAAGTGCTCGCCAACAGCCAGGTGCCGGTGCTGGTGATCCGCTGA
- a CDS encoding sugar O-acetyltransferase, whose product MRSEKEKMLAGEAYRPNDAQLQAEQDAASAWMLRYNAALAQPPARRHALLVEGLGSVGHGAVVRPPFHCDYGYNIHLGEDVFLNFNCVILDVAPVHIGAGTQIGPAVQLYAADHPRDAAQRAEGLELGRPLTIGRNVWIGGGAIVLPGVTIGDDAVIGAGSVVTRDVPAGARVAGNPARLLKPHSD is encoded by the coding sequence ATGCGAAGCGAGAAAGAGAAGATGCTGGCCGGCGAGGCCTATCGGCCTAACGACGCGCAGCTGCAGGCCGAGCAGGACGCGGCCAGTGCCTGGATGCTGCGCTACAACGCGGCGCTGGCCCAGCCGCCGGCGCGTCGGCACGCGCTGCTGGTCGAGGGACTGGGTTCGGTCGGACACGGCGCGGTGGTCCGGCCACCGTTCCATTGCGACTACGGCTACAACATCCATCTCGGCGAGGACGTGTTCCTCAACTTCAACTGCGTGATCCTGGACGTGGCGCCGGTGCACATCGGTGCCGGCACCCAGATCGGGCCGGCGGTGCAACTCTATGCCGCCGATCACCCGCGCGATGCCGCGCAGCGCGCCGAGGGGCTGGAACTGGGGCGGCCGCTGACGATCGGGCGCAACGTCTGGATCGGCGGCGGCGCGATCGTGCTGCCGGGGGTGACCATCGGCGACGACGCGGTGATCGGCGCCGGCAGCGTGGTCACCCGCGACGTGCCCGCCGGCGCGCGCGTGGCCGGCAATCCGGCACGCCTGCTGAAGCCGCACAGCGACTGA